The proteins below come from a single Clostridia bacterium genomic window:
- a CDS encoding CapA family protein, whose amino-acid sequence MKIMFGSDVALYKMNEFPGVDKVKEAMAEPAEVLHSADFSMINAECVFGKAEDGEPIPKTGPNLAADEEFVAYIDALKPDILGMANNHSMDFGATVFHSSRKLLESKGYTCIGAGDNTAEAYKPAVLEKDGMKIAIIAVCENEFGAATATECGTAGYSLGECSRAIFNALKQGQKPVMYFHGGNEYNPFPSPMKTELYRHFIDIGAEAVIAMHTHCPQGFEMYNGKPIVYSMGNLFFPYDFTRENQSWYYGYMSEVDFSEEGVGLNIHPYTFTAEKITMLKGEEKEKFMKYMECLNEPLDKPEEIQKWFDAFCTTQAHYVNSMHHYVREFFADGNREIRDFLAVKNLFNCEAHNELVRRCLNLVYENKLEASKERVPLIKKLQNIECI is encoded by the coding sequence GGCGGAGCCTGCAGAGGTATTGCATAGTGCAGATTTTTCCATGATTAATGCAGAGTGTGTATTCGGCAAAGCAGAAGATGGTGAACCCATTCCGAAAACCGGTCCGAATCTTGCGGCGGATGAGGAATTTGTCGCATATATTGATGCGTTAAAGCCCGATATTTTAGGCATGGCAAACAATCACAGCATGGATTTCGGGGCAACCGTGTTTCACTCCAGCCGTAAGCTTTTGGAAAGCAAGGGCTATACCTGCATCGGCGCGGGAGACAATACCGCTGAAGCCTATAAGCCTGCGGTTTTGGAAAAGGACGGTATGAAAATTGCAATCATTGCGGTTTGTGAGAATGAATTCGGTGCCGCAACAGCTACCGAATGCGGTACGGCAGGCTATAGCTTAGGCGAATGCAGCCGCGCGATTTTCAATGCGTTAAAGCAAGGGCAAAAGCCTGTTATGTACTTCCATGGCGGTAACGAATACAACCCATTTCCGTCTCCCATGAAAACAGAGCTTTACCGTCATTTCATTGATATCGGTGCAGAAGCGGTTATTGCGATGCACACCCATTGTCCGCAGGGGTTTGAAATGTATAACGGAAAGCCGATTGTGTACAGCATGGGCAATCTGTTCTTCCCGTATGATTTTACAAGAGAAAATCAAAGCTGGTATTACGGCTACATGAGCGAGGTGGACTTTTCGGAAGAGGGCGTAGGTCTTAACATTCATCCTTATACCTTTACAGCGGAAAAAATCACGATGTTAAAGGGTGAGGAAAAAGAAAAATTCATGAAATATATGGAGTGCTTAAATGAGCCTTTAGACAAGCCTGAGGAGATACAGAAATGGTTTGATGCGTTCTGTACTACACAAGCTCACTATGTAAACAGCATGCACCACTATGTGCGTGAATTCTTCGCAGACGGCAACCGTGAAATCCGCGATTTTCTGGCGGTTAAGAATCTGTTTAACTGCGAAGCGCATAACGAGCTGGTACGTCGTTGCCTGAATCTGGTTTATGAAAACAAATTAGAAGCTTCCAAAGAACGCGTACCGCTGATTAAAAAATTACAGAATATTGAATGTATATAA